The Acropora palmata chromosome 10, jaAcrPala1.3, whole genome shotgun sequence genome contains a region encoding:
- the LOC141894666 gene encoding serine/threonine-protein kinase Chk2-like isoform X2, whose amino-acid sequence MADQQAGETTSSSTGTLSSSQSQSVPSSASIDSASTVPTLPTQEIVDGISDDEDMRVSGSWGRLFPLGIGFEKVDLEKDVNLFGRGISNDFCFEQRRFKKNPNYQAISTKHFKLYREWGSDGSFNVFITDLSSNGTFVNGDKIGKNNTHPLNNNDEISLSLKKHKAYVFQNVSQADEEFQSLPEGLREKYILSTSIGRGACGEVRLAFTRGSCEKFAVKIICKKKFSVGPRQAAMMDEVEILKKLHHPCVIKIEDVFETTDNLYIVLELVEGGELFDRIVNVGRFEEPTAKLLFYQMLVAVKPENVLLSSEKSETVIKITDFGLSKVVGEQSLMKTLCGTPSYLAPEVLVNCGTGGYSKAVDLWSLGVILFICLAGYPPFSEEISKVPLNEQIVKGLYSFPNQYWKSVSPQAIDLVKKLLTVDPKKRITVDEALQHPWISNDEKVIEKANQLIAEVNPTMAPPSEPILKKRRPSDDGDSAGPRRKRISTEEASVENGFVDDNANKILS is encoded by the exons atggcggatcaACAAGCCGGTGAGACAACGTCTAGCAGCACTGGAACGCTTTCTAGCTCTCAAAGTCAAAGCGTTCCATCGTCAGCGAGCATAGATTCTGCTAGCACAGTTCCCACGCTACCAACACAGGAGATTGTGGATGGAATTTCAGACGACGAAGACATGAGAGTTTCAGGAAGTTGGGGAAGATTGTTTCCCCTGGGGATTGGCTTCGAAAAAGTCG ATCTTGAAAAAGATGTGAATTTGTTTGGTCGTGGTATAAGCAATGACTTCTGTTTTGAGCAAAGAAGATTCAAGAAAAATCCAAATTACCAAGCAATCAGCACAAAGCATTTCAAACTTTATAGA GAATGGGGTTCAGATGGATCTTTTAATGTATTCATAACTGATCTCAG ttcCAATGGAACATTTGTTAATGGAGATAAAATTG GAAAGAATAATACACATCCTTTaaacaataatgatgaaatATCCTTATCGctgaaaaaacacaaag CatatgtttttcaaaatgtcagtcAAGCTGATGAGGAGTTTCAATCACTTCCTGAAGGGTTAAGAGAAAAATACATCTTGTCAACCAGTATTGGGAG GGGTGCTTGTGGTGAAGTTCGCCTAGCCTTCACTAGAGGAAGTTGTGAGAAGTTTGctgttaaaattatttgtaaaaagAAATTCTCAGTTGGG CCTAGACAAGCAGCAATGATGGATGAAGTTGAAATCCTCAAGAAACTGCATCAT CCTTGTGTGATCAAAATTGAAGATGTCTTTGAAACTACCGACAATCTTTACATCGTATTAGAACT TGTAGAAGGTGGAGAATTATTTGACAGGATAGTGAATGTTGGCAGATTTGAAGAACCGACTGCAAAGCTCCTATTTTACCAGATGCTGGTGGCAGTTAAG ccaGAGAATGTGCTATTGTCTTCAGAAAAGAGTGAAACTGTAATAAAG ATTACTGACTTTGGACTGTCCAAAGTGGTTGGAGAACAGAGTTTAATGAAGACACTTTGTGGAACACCAAGCTACCTTGCACCAGAAGTGCTGGTAAACTGTGGCACTGGTGGCTACTCCAAAGCGGTTGACCTGTGGAGCTTGGGAGTAATACTGTTTATATG TTTGGCAGGTTATCCTCCCTTTTCCGAGGAAATCTCAAAAGTTCCCCTAAATGAACAAATAGTCAAGGGACTGTACTCCTTTCCAAACCAATACTGGAAGTCGGTGTCACCACAAG CTATTGATCTTGTAAAAAAGTTGCTTACCGTTGATCCTAAAAAGAGGATTACAGTTGATGAAGCTCTTCAGCATCCGTGGATTTCT AATGACGAGAAGGTAATTGAAAAGGCCAACCAGCTGATTGCGGAAGTGAACCCAACAATGGCGCCACCTTCTGAGCCT ATTCTTAAAAAGAGGCGTCCCTCTGATGACGGTGATTCAGCAGGACCCAGACGAAAGAGAATTTCTACAGAGGAAGCTTCTGTTGAAAATGGCTTTGTGGATGATAATGCGAACAAAATTTTATCGTGA
- the LOC141894666 gene encoding serine/threonine-protein kinase Chk2-like isoform X1 yields the protein MADQQAGETTSSSTGTLSSSQSQSVPSSASIDSASTVPTLPTQEIVDGISDDEDMRVSGSWGRLFPLGIGFEKVDLEKDVNLFGRGISNDFCFEQRRFKKNPNYQAISTKHFKLYREWGSDGSFNVFITDLSSNGTFVNGDKIGKNNTHPLNNNDEISLSLKKHKAYVFQNVSQADEEFQSLPEGLREKYILSTSIGRGACGEVRLAFTRGSCEKFAVKIICKKKFSVGPRQAAMMDEVEILKKLHHPCVIKIEDVFETTDNLYIVLELVEGGELFDRIVNVGRFEEPTAKLLFYQMLVAVKYLHNQGITHRDLKPENVLLSSEKSETVIKITDFGLSKVVGEQSLMKTLCGTPSYLAPEVLVNCGTGGYSKAVDLWSLGVILFICLAGYPPFSEEISKVPLNEQIVKGLYSFPNQYWKSVSPQAIDLVKKLLTVDPKKRITVDEALQHPWISNDEKVIEKANQLIAEVNPTMAPPSEPILKKRRPSDDGDSAGPRRKRISTEEASVENGFVDDNANKILS from the exons atggcggatcaACAAGCCGGTGAGACAACGTCTAGCAGCACTGGAACGCTTTCTAGCTCTCAAAGTCAAAGCGTTCCATCGTCAGCGAGCATAGATTCTGCTAGCACAGTTCCCACGCTACCAACACAGGAGATTGTGGATGGAATTTCAGACGACGAAGACATGAGAGTTTCAGGAAGTTGGGGAAGATTGTTTCCCCTGGGGATTGGCTTCGAAAAAGTCG ATCTTGAAAAAGATGTGAATTTGTTTGGTCGTGGTATAAGCAATGACTTCTGTTTTGAGCAAAGAAGATTCAAGAAAAATCCAAATTACCAAGCAATCAGCACAAAGCATTTCAAACTTTATAGA GAATGGGGTTCAGATGGATCTTTTAATGTATTCATAACTGATCTCAG ttcCAATGGAACATTTGTTAATGGAGATAAAATTG GAAAGAATAATACACATCCTTTaaacaataatgatgaaatATCCTTATCGctgaaaaaacacaaag CatatgtttttcaaaatgtcagtcAAGCTGATGAGGAGTTTCAATCACTTCCTGAAGGGTTAAGAGAAAAATACATCTTGTCAACCAGTATTGGGAG GGGTGCTTGTGGTGAAGTTCGCCTAGCCTTCACTAGAGGAAGTTGTGAGAAGTTTGctgttaaaattatttgtaaaaagAAATTCTCAGTTGGG CCTAGACAAGCAGCAATGATGGATGAAGTTGAAATCCTCAAGAAACTGCATCAT CCTTGTGTGATCAAAATTGAAGATGTCTTTGAAACTACCGACAATCTTTACATCGTATTAGAACT TGTAGAAGGTGGAGAATTATTTGACAGGATAGTGAATGTTGGCAGATTTGAAGAACCGACTGCAAAGCTCCTATTTTACCAGATGCTGGTGGCAGTTAAG TATTTGCACAATCAAGGAATAACTCACAGAGATTTGAAG ccaGAGAATGTGCTATTGTCTTCAGAAAAGAGTGAAACTGTAATAAAG ATTACTGACTTTGGACTGTCCAAAGTGGTTGGAGAACAGAGTTTAATGAAGACACTTTGTGGAACACCAAGCTACCTTGCACCAGAAGTGCTGGTAAACTGTGGCACTGGTGGCTACTCCAAAGCGGTTGACCTGTGGAGCTTGGGAGTAATACTGTTTATATG TTTGGCAGGTTATCCTCCCTTTTCCGAGGAAATCTCAAAAGTTCCCCTAAATGAACAAATAGTCAAGGGACTGTACTCCTTTCCAAACCAATACTGGAAGTCGGTGTCACCACAAG CTATTGATCTTGTAAAAAAGTTGCTTACCGTTGATCCTAAAAAGAGGATTACAGTTGATGAAGCTCTTCAGCATCCGTGGATTTCT AATGACGAGAAGGTAATTGAAAAGGCCAACCAGCTGATTGCGGAAGTGAACCCAACAATGGCGCCACCTTCTGAGCCT ATTCTTAAAAAGAGGCGTCCCTCTGATGACGGTGATTCAGCAGGACCCAGACGAAAGAGAATTTCTACAGAGGAAGCTTCTGTTGAAAATGGCTTTGTGGATGATAATGCGAACAAAATTTTATCGTGA
- the LOC141894671 gene encoding ras-related protein Rab-24-like codes for MQEKTYLKVVLLGKVNSGKTCFVTRYMTRSFSEETPSTIGAAFCRKDLYIQGSNLSLAIWDTAGAERYQAMSAMYYRSARAAVLCYDLTDRTSFDKAKYWVDQLKAAEPDCRIYLCGTKLDLIEEAILPREVQTKAAVNYGKEIGADVFETSSKRGFNVDKVFEKIAEDFMRFNRSQASAPRGDVKVEKSTSSKSCC; via the exons ATGCAAGAGAAAACGTATTTAAAAGTAGTGCTTTTGGGAAAAGTCAACAGCGGGAAGACTTGTTTTGTCACCAGATACATGACACGATCGTTTAGCGAGGAAACCCCCAGT ACGATTGGAGCTGCCTTCTGCAGAAAAGATCTCTATATCCAAGGCTCGAATTTATCACTTGCAATATGG GATACAGCAGGAGCAGAAAGATATCAGGCAATGAGTGCAATGTATTATCGCAGTGCAAGGGCAGCCGTTTTGTGTTATG acTTGACTGATAGAACTAGTTTTGATAAAGCCAAATATTGGGTGGACCAATTGAAAGCTGCTGAACCT GATTGTCGTATATATCTTTGTGGAACAAAACTTGATCTCATAGAAGAAGCAATACTACCAAGAGAAGTTCAAACAAAAGCAGCAGTGAATTATGGAAAAG AAATAGGAGCTGATGTGTTTGAAACGTCTAGCAAAAGAGGATTTAATGTTG ACAAAGTATTTGAAAAGATTGCTGAAGATTTTATGAGATTCAATAGATCACAAGCCTCAG CACCAAGAGGAGATGTCAAAGTGGAAAAATCAACGTCTTCAAAATCCTGTTGTTGA
- the LOC141894664 gene encoding uncharacterized protein LOC141894664, with product MESLLNFPASGKVHLVLPNAEALNSLVNFNSELAYNSSTLHSGPNQEALGFNASCKLPAKLPLNPSIYERELHQTVIDLYSKKEGFPQRQTHFLDTSSLPVLQRPASHMEGQTDHVSQELRVNGENKPGNLIIQGKTSQVYQGGGGFLTEGHLSSSMEKEGFLGTPRVDAPQPLDMMRMRETTIRSSGAGSEWYYSQDLDFEAPKEAELQSPEDLQCYLMKYQNSRQELCSPNASLSSDLNRPLFDDSGIRLELSSFMDSDVSQQHMDRHGTDAGVDVGFEKMPSSCKIERSKVPGRIVLEGQTLSSLNSPNRESHDVALNKSKKTENENENSHGTEAIVENSEDKGSVRKGNQTAGRKWELDKTKGRHSVVPEGSSSVVSLTEKNDERLLVVDDSFPLKKEKNADLKDGSRMHIRLPGQAMPVVSVISEIDGNDLSESEVSEGDMKEVVGVSLGDGDSRLQRASYVQEPPVTTLKSHAKEGFLCLNSDIKTKTEVENVRKTPQDLELHCASLEGKVESLQEEFAIVVEDRKLLQTRLHAVERRLREELEKARQTEPIGASLVEELKQSQSELENQLASLQRAYEEKGDHIDEAFERLKRADAAIQNLKQKLLFAEGEVTVREERVVLLQSEIESLRKMLEQARDQNEKFKRENLALNANIASLVDTKEWLQKQLKVAGEVQAKMQLETSELESSLAMKIHLVEELKGESARSNQQLAELQQSSLLEKAEILKHMETVQEGITQQNLAHKQLELDKQQMERKMGAEIESLKTRVSSAVKIEKELDAAKHDLVLKEGFLETIVKEKDELKEQLKLARESTEELKRHLSELEPEFKKSKRELKKAEVDLMEKDSNIEKLLDEKRTLEKSLEVANEERAACDNAIYALRLDLDKVDRRFKMMKRELALKKGQLEETMRQKDGFVGELRSLREGLEGELKASQAVKEELAQREKIAEEFEELIKGLKNEIASLTQRLGYSEEQIARADKERKDAQDRLETAMRETVLLEEKLQQSLLERAKVEGDFQTSQQSNRDEMESLRRQNESLGEQIQAERMVLQTEVTKQRDRAINLEQELQFMADEMQKKESDYEQELRVVQENLEGLKESKEVAEQDLKELRVFVDHSVMDLKKRYENQLEALRKDFVVLQREKANLELKCDQLEKESNRELGVKRREVSQMGKEVALSKEMLKQAKAEVERLQFCSVELEREKGRLAGVLVSQKTLRAHVEKVENEIATRETALAEARNKLELLTKESEIQRETACDRIQRLERQWNIAREEIQKLQCSLRKEKQEHFVLKNRVEEGETERVELIKKLSGTEKELKHMQERIKREVNEAQSCRSQLEETKKNLVQEQTQCADLQRRLEAVLGQDEAKKSQMEGLEWELNRRNKEVEYLKEQLRVVEERQHLEMENLKTTVQVCRSESSSLRSELSEARKTKCAYQTETFELKDALLVARKVTESLKEELFVVRQKLSEVMSDVLGARNLQHLQDEVKRKGEQIAHNEAKQNYMESSNASSTNGLRPISGLQECMSSLRSQISSLQKQMNAHTDSVLTATTSWRSFKENVHQLQASCSSQNGGQMLKAERDN from the exons ATGGAATCATTATTAAATTTCCCTGCATCAGGGAAAGTACATTTGGTATTGCCTAATGCTGAAGCTTTAAACAGTTTGGTCAACTTCAACTCAGAACTTGCCTACAATTCAAGTACTTTGCATTCAGGCCCAAACCAAGAAGCATTAGGTTTCAATGCAAGCTGTAAGCTACCAGCAAAGTTGCCCTTAAATCCTTCTATTTATGAGAGAGAACTGCACCAGACTGTCATTGACTTGTACTCAAAGAAAGAAGGGTTTCCACAGAGGCAGACACATTTTCTCGACACCTCTTCATTGCCTGTCTTGCAAAGACCTGCAAGTCATATGGAAGGGCAAACGGACCATGTAAGCCAGGAGCTCAGAGTTAATGGGGAGAATAAACCTGGGAACCTCATAATCCAAGGAAAGACTTCTCAGGTTTATCAAGGTGGTGGAGGCTTTTTGACTGAAGGTCATTTGAGCTCGTCTATGGAAAAGGAAGGATTCCTAGGGACTCCAAGGGTGGATGCTCCACAGCCTCTGGATATGATGCGCATGAGGGAAACTACCATAAGATCCTCTGGTGCAGGATCTGAGTGGTATTATTCTCAGGATCTCGATTTTGAGGCACCAAAAGAGGCTGAACTGCAGAGTCCTGAGGACCTACAATGCTATTTGATGAAATACCAGAACAGCAGGCAAG AATTGTGTTCACCCAATGCCAGCTTGTCTTCAGACTTAAACAGGCCATTGTTTGATGATTCTGGTATACGCCTGGAATTATCTTCATTTATGGACAGTGATGTATCCCAGCAACATATGGATAGACATGGTACAGATGCTGGTGTGGATGTTGGATTTGAAAAGATGCCATCCAGTTGCAAGATTGAAAGAAGCAAAGTTCCGGGCAGAATTGTTTTGGAAGGCCAAACATTAAGTTCTCTCAATTCTCCAAATCGGGAAAGTCATGATGTTGCTTTgaacaaaagtaaaaagacGGAAAATGAGAATGAAAACAGCCATGGCACTGAAGCTATAGTGGAAAACTCAGAAGACAAAGGTAGTGTGCGAAAAGGAAATCAGACTGCTGGAAGAAAGTGGGAATTGGATAAAACAAAAGGGAGGCATTCAGTTGTTCCAGAGGGTAGCTCCAGTGTGGTGTCTTTGACTGAGAAAAATGATGAAAGGTTGTTGGTGGTTGATGAcagttttcctttgaagaaggaaaaaaatgcagaTCTCAAAGATGGATCAAGAATGCACATACGACTTCCAGGTCAAGCAATGCCTGTGGTCTCTGTGATCTCGGAAATAGATGGAAATGATTTGAGTGAAAGTGAGGTATCTGAGGGTGATATGAAAGAAGTGGTTGGTGTTTCTTTGGGAGATGGTGATTCAAGGTTGCAGAGAGCATCTTACGTCCAGGAACCACCTGTGACCACTTTGAAGAGCCACGCTAAGGAAGGGTTCCTCTGTCTCAATTCGGATATTAAAACTAAAACGGAAGTGGAAAATGTGAGAAAGACTCCTCAAGATCTTGAACTTCATTGTGCCAGTTTGGAAGGTAAAGTAGAATCGCTACAAGAAGAGTTTGCCATTGTCGTAGAAGACAGGAAGTTGCTGCAAACCAGGCTTCACGCTGTGGAGAGAAGATTGAGGGAGGAGCTGGAAAAAGCACGACAAACGGAACCCATTGGAGCGTCACTGGTAGAAGAATTAAAACAGAGTCAATCTGAATTAGAAAACCAATTGGCGAGTTTACAGAGAGCGTATGAGGAGAAAGGTGACCATATTGATGAGGCATTTGAGAGGTTGAAGAGAGCTGATGCTGCCATTCAAAATCTAAAACAGAAATTGTTGTTTGCGGAAGGAGAGGTGACTGTACGAGAAGAAAGGGTGGTGCTGCTGCAAAGTGAGATAGAAAGTTTGAGAAAAATGCTAGAGCAAGCTAGAGATCAAAACGAGAAGTTCAAACGGGAGAACCTTGCCTTAAATGCAAATATAGCAAGCCTTGTTGACACCAAGGAATGGCTCCAGAAGCAGTTAAAAGTGGCTGGCGAGGTTCAGGCGAAGATGCAACTTGAAACAAGTGAACTAGAATCTTCACTGGCAATGAAAATTCATTTGGTGGAAGAGCTGAAAGGTGAGAGCGCGAGGTCAAATCAACAACTTGCTGAACTGCAGCAGAGCTCACTGCTGGAGAAAGCGGAGATTTTAAAGCACATGGAGACCGTACAAGAAGGAATCACACAACAGAACCTCGCTCACAAGCAACTGGAACTTGACAAACAACAGATGGAAAGGAAAATGGGGGCTGAAATCGAGTCGTTGAAGACACGTGTTTCGTCAGCGGTTAAGATTGAAAAGGAACTTGATGCGGCGAAGCATGACTTAGTGTTGAAAGAAGGCTTCCTGGAAACTATCGTCAAAGAGAAAGACGAATTGAAAGAGCAATTGAAACTTGCTCGCGAATCCACCGAGGAATTGAAAAGGCATTTGAGCGAACTAGAGCCGGAGTTTAAAAAGTCGAAGCGAGAGTTGAAGAAGGCAGAAGTAGATTTAATGGAGAAGGACAGTAACATCGAGAAACTGTTGGACGAAAAACGAACTTTAGAAAAGAGTTTGGAAGTTGCCAACGAGGAACGCGCAGCCTGCGACAATGCAATTTACGCGCTGAGATTAGATTTGGATAAGGTAGACCGACGTTTTAAGATGATGAAAAGAGAATTGGCATTGAAGAAAGGTCAGCTGGAGGAGACGATGCGGCAGAAGGACGGCTTTGTGGGCGAATTGCGTTCCCTGAGAGAAGGATTGGAGGGTGAGTTGAAGGCAAGTCAAGCAGTGAAAGAAGAGTTGGCTCAGAGGGAGAAGATTGCTGAAGAGTTTGAGGAGTTAATAAAGGGCCTGAAAAATGAGATAGCAAGTTTGACTCAGCGGTTAGGATATTCAGAAGAGCAGATTGCTAGAGCGGATAAGGAAAGGAAAGATGCGCAAGATCGACTTGAGACTGCAATGCG AGAAACAGTGCTATTGGAGGAGAAGCTCCAGCAGTCTTTGCTAGAGAGAGCCAAAGTAGAGGGCGATTTTCAGACGTCGCAACAATCAAACAGGGATGAAATGGAATCGTTACGTCGCCAAAATGAATCGCTTGGGGAACAAATTCAGGCAGAGAGGATGGTATTACAGACGGAAGTGACAAAGCAGCGAGATAGAGCTATTAACTTGGAACAAGAGCTGCAATTCATGGCTGACGAGATGCAGAAGAAGGAAAGTGATTATGAACAAGAATTGCGCGTTGTGCAAGAGAATTTGGAAGGCTTGAAAGAGAGCAAGGAGGTTGCGGAGCAAGATTTGAAAGAGCTTCGTGTCTTTGTTGATCATAGTGTGATGGATTTGAAGAAAAGATATGAGAATCAGCTTGAAGCCCTTCGTAAAGATTTTGTTGTTCTTCAACGCGAGAAGGCCAACTTAGAGCTAAAGTGTGATCAACTGGAGAAGGAGAGTAATAGGGAACTTGGTGTAAAAAGGCGCGAAGTAAGTCAAATGGGAAAAGAAGTGGCGTTGTCGAAGGAAATGCTAAAGCAGGCTAAAGCGGAGGTAGAAAGATTACAATTTTGCTCAGTTGAACTCGAGCGAGAGAAAGGCCGCCTAGCTGGAGTGCTAGTTAGTCAAAAAACACTGAGAGCACATGTGGAGAAGGTAGAGAATGAAATTGCAACACGAGAAACTGCCTTGGCTGAGGCGAGAAATAAACTGGAATTGTTGACCAAAGAGAGTGAAATACAGCGCGAGACGGCGTGTGATAGAATACAGAGGCTAGAGAGGCAGTGGAATATTGCACGGGAGGAAATCCAAAAACTGCAGTGTTCtttaagaaaggaaaaacaagaacattttgttttgaagaacaGAGTTGAGGAGGGAGAAACCGAGCGAGTTGAGTTAATAAAGAAATTAAGCGGCACTGAGAAAGAACTCAAGCATATGCAAGAGAGGATTAAAAGAGAAGTTAACGAAGCGCAGAGCTGTCGATCACAACttgaagaaacgaaaaaaaacttggtGCAAGAACAAACTCAGTGCGCAGATTTGCAAAGACGATTGGAAGCAGTGTTAGGGCAAGATGAGGCTAAGAAAAGTCAAATGGAAGGCCTTGAATGGGAATTAAATCGGAGAAATAAAGAAGTAGAGTACCTGAAGGAACAATTGCGAGTGGTGGAAGAACGTCAACATTTAGAAATGGAGAACTTGAAGACGACCGTTCAAGTCTGCAGAAGTGAAAGTTCTTCATTGCGCTCCGAGCTGTCCGAAGCTCGAAAAACTAAGTGCGCCTACCAAACGGAGACATTTGAGTTGAAAGATGCTCTACTCGTGGCGAGGAAAGTAACGGAATCGTTGAAAGAAGAATTGTTTGTTGTGCGCCAGAAGTTGAGTGAAGTAATGAGCGATGTGCTGGGAGCGAGGAATCTACAGCATTTGCAAGATGAAGTCAAAAGGAAAGGTGAACAGATTGCTCATAACgaagcaaagcaaaattacATGGAATCGAGTAACGCATCGTCCACAAACGGTTTGAG GCCTATATCTGGTCTTCAAGAGTGTATGTCATCACTAAG GTCACAGATAAGCAGCCTACAGAAGCAAATGAATGCTCACACGGACTCAGTGTTAACAGCCACAACATCGTGGAG GTcgtttaaagaaaatgtaCATCAGTTACAAGCAAGTTGTAGTTCACAGAATGGCGGCCAAATGTTAAAAGCTGAGCGAGACAACTAA
- the LOC141894111 gene encoding 3-galactosyl-N-acetylglucosaminide 4-alpha-L-fucosyltransferase FUT3-like, giving the protein MATVTTCKMKLIVLAIIIGTFGIIAVQRWLLQSEFANSFILPSKQNKTNHNSKVILFYTRWFGRLNWPGIARGAELNVSCGEQTCRFTHNRDELQRSDAVMFHGRDLPSETVLKEVAKSKPPTQRWVYHQWESPVNAGRNPALFNDMFNWTMTYRVDSDLYVPYGHYAPLTSDEVDPKLKNFAEGKDKLVAWGVSHCGTLRDQFVEKLMKYIKVDIFGACVNKFHQHESCPRGSQDCNKKLQSYKFYLSFENSFCIDYITEKYWNNPLSNNIIPVVMGGASYEDEHFAIPGSFINVVDFESVEALAKYLVYLNANDTAYNEYFWWKKEFKMVWLLDSWPCMVCKALNNDSLPAKVYDNLGDFWGVAKICRRNVDKIQKLITGCA; this is encoded by the coding sequence ATGGCCACCGTGACAACTTGTAAAATGAAACTTATCGTATTGGCTATAATCATTGGAACCTTTGGCATCATTGCCGTTCAACGATGGCTTCTTCAAAGTGAATTTGCAAATAGTTTTATCCttccttcaaaacaaaataagacaaaCCACAATTCGAAggtgattttattttacacaAGGTGGTTTGGGCGTCTAAATTGGCCGGGAATAGCACGAGGTGCCGAACTCAACGTCAGCTGCGGTGAGCAAACTTGCAGGTTCACACACAACCGAGACGAACTCCAAAGAAGCGATGCTGTGATGTTTCACGGCAGAGATTTACCGAGTGAAACAGTCTTAAAGGAAGTTGCAAAGAGTAAACCACCCACACAGCGGTGGGTTTATCACCAATGGGAAAGTCCCGTAAACGCTGGCCGCAATCCTGCTTTGTTCAATGACATGTTCAACTGGACGATGACCTATCGAGTAGATTCGGATTTGTATGTCCCCTATGGACACTACGCTCCATTGACATCCGACGAAGTCGACCCCAAACTAAAGAACTTTGCagaaggaaaagacaaacTGGTTGCTTGGGGCGTAAGCCATTGTGGAACGCTCAGAGACCAGTTTGTTGAGAAACTGATGAAGTACATTAAAGTGGATATCTTTGGAGCATGTGTAAACAAATTTCACCAACATGAATCGTGTCCAAGAGGATCTCAAGATTGCAATAAAAAACTACAGAGCTACaaattttatctttcattCGAAAATTCCTTCTGCATTGATTACATAACGGAAAAATACTGGAACAATCCACTatctaataatattattccaGTTGTGATGGGTGGAGCCTCGTATGAAGACGAACATTTCGCTATTCCAGGCTCTTTTATTAACGTTGTAGATTTTGAGTCTGTGGAGGCTCTTGCGAAATATTTAGTCTACTTAAATGCAAACGATACAGCTTATAATGAATATTTCTGGTGGAAGAAAGAATTTAAGATGGTCTGGCTTCTTGATTCTTGGCCTTGTATGGTTTGTAAGGCGTTGAATAATGACTCTCTACCCGCGAAGGTTTACGATAACCTAGGAGATTTTTGGGGAGTGGCGAAAATTTGTAGACGCAACGTggataaaatacaaaaacttaTTACTGGATGTGCGTGA